A stretch of the Panicum virgatum strain AP13 chromosome 9N, P.virgatum_v5, whole genome shotgun sequence genome encodes the following:
- the LOC120688136 gene encoding 10 kDa chaperonin 1, chloroplastic-like yields MAPSLLAVAASPFLVAGSSCSRRPLVAAVTRRAGLRVAALKYDPAKVAPQSDRVLVRLQQIPEKSAGGVLLPKSAVKFERYLMGEILSVGADVSEVEAGKKVLFSDINAYEVDLGTDEKHCFCRESDLLAVVE; encoded by the exons ATGGCGCCCTCCCTcctggccgtcgccgcctcACCCTTCCTCGTCGCCGGCAGCAGTTGCAGCCGCCGGCCGCTGGTCGCCGCCGTCACCCGCCGGGCCGGGCTGCGCGTTGCCGCGCTCAAGTACGACCCTGCCAAG GTGGCGCCGCAGTCCGACCGGGTGCTCGTCCGTCTCCAGCAGATCCCTGAG AAATCTGCTGGAGGTGTATTGCTACCTAAGTCTGCTGTTAAGTTTGAGAGGTATCTGATGGGTGAG ATTCTATCGGTCGGTGCTGATGTTAGTGAAGTTGAGGCTGGAAAGAAG GTTCTATTTTCAGATATCAATGCTTATGAG GTGGACCTTGGTACTGATGAGAAGCACTGTTTCTGCCGGGAATCGGATCTGTTAGCTGTTGTTGAATGA
- the LOC120688137 gene encoding RING-H2 finger protein ATL33-like, producing the protein MATTVVPPPPPPALPERRVPAVPRLADDGGGRGDARGSSAGGGGNGSGGVAGISPSILIIAVIVVVMLLASLCIHYFIRHLCRHVGPAGSSAAASSRQAPPLPLVVRPAAGASVAPADGHGGGGKAAAAAEAERLIARLPLFTLCSSLASVPKSSRDCAVCQSAFRDDDELRLLPACRHAFHSRCVDPWLRGNPSCPLCRASIALPHPPLTDLLRVELGSVSSRRSNPDAAAAAVRAYPLPGGLPNSASSEYLVEEELQVVLKPSPRAAAAGSSDPPTQHPPQQQQQQQLAAVERGQPSSSTVGLTPTASFRSTAERWSNRWSSRWSSGRWSSRYDAGTVTAAATAEWWWDMDGGAAPAARRREAEDGNGSASFYGFVRWLTGAY; encoded by the coding sequence ATGGCTACTACcgtcgtcccgccgccgccgcccccggcgctgCCGGAGCGGAGAGTGCCGGCGGTGCCGCGGCTGGCGGACGACGGTGGCGGAAGGGGCGACGCGCGGGGGAGTAGCGCGGGAGGGGGCGGGAACGGGAGTGGTGGCGTGGCGGGCATCTCGCCGAGCATCCTCATCATCGCGGTCATCGTGGTGGTGATGCTGCTCGCGTCGCTGTGCATCCACTACTTCATCCGCCACCTGTGCCGCCACGTGGGGCCTGCGgggtcctccgccgccgcttcgtcccggcaggcgccgccgctcccgctcgTGGTGCGCCCCGCGGCGGGGGCGTCCGTGGCGCCCGCCGACGGCCACGGAGGGggaggcaaggcggcggcggcggcggaggcggagcggctCATCGCGCGCCTGCCGCTGTTCACGCTGTGCTCGTCGCTGGCGTCCGTGCCCAAGTCGTCGCGCGACTGCGCCGTGTGCCAGAGCGCGTtccgcgacgacgacgagctccGCCTCCTGCCCGCCTGCCGGCACGCCTTCCACTCCCGGTGCGTGGACCCGTGGCTGCGCGGAAACCCGTCCTGCCCGCTGTGCCGCGCCTCCATCGCGCTGCCCCACCCGCCGCTCACCGACCTCCTCCGCGTGGAGCTCGGAAGCGTGAGCAGCCGCCGCTCCAACCCcgacgccgcagccgccgccgtccgcgcgtACCCGCTCCCCGGCGGCCTCCCCAACTCGGCGTCATCGGAGTACCTCGTCGAGGAGGAGCTCCAGGTCGTGCTCAAGCcgagcccgcgcgccgccgccgccgggtccaGCGACCCGCCGACCCAGCAtccgcctcagcaacagcaacagcagcagctcgccgcgGTGGAGCGCGGGCAGCCATCGTCGTCGACCGTGGGCCTGACCCCGACGGCGTCGTTCAGGTCGACGGCGGAGCGGTGGAGCAACCGCTGGAGCagccggtggagcagcgggCGCTGGAGCAGCCGGTACGACGCCGGGaccgtgacggcggcggcgacggcggagtgGTGGTGGGAtatggacggcggcgcggcccccgcggcgcggcggcgggaggcggaggaCGGCAACGGCAGCGCGTCGTTCTACGGGTTCGTGCGGTGGCTCACGGGTGCATACTAG